GGCGAATTCGACTACGAGGCTTACATCCACCCCATCAACGACCTCAACGAATTCGGCGACAGTCCGGGCGTCGCGTCCACCTTTGCCCTCAACACCTACACGGGAACCACGGTCAAGGTCCGGCTCAAGCGGGCGGCCACGTTTCGAGTGGTGTACACGGACATCGGGGCGGACGATGCCGTGGCGCCGGGTGACAAGATCAGCATTCTTTTCTCGCATGAGGTGGAGAAGTTGAGCGTGGATGAGCCCAATCAGGATCTCTTCATGGCCGCCGATCTGAACCGCGATGGATCATTCGACTGTTCGGTGGACTCGGCTTCCTCCTCCGAGTGCATCCCGTTCAAATCGGCCTTGGACAGCAGTCCCGGAACGAAACTGACGATCGAATTTGTGGAGAAGCCGCGCGCGGGGTTCCGGTACCTGCTCGATATGGGATTTGTGTCCTCGACAGCCGGACAACTCCTACAGTGGGACGATCCCACGAATGCCTCCCTGATGTTCTGGGTGAGGTCGGGTGCGAGCAAACCGACCAGCCCGACGATAGCCCTCTGCTCGGTCTCGGCGCTCAGTTGCAGCACCCCCGTGGCTACGGCGATCAATTACAACACCGTGCCGGATCTTCAGTGGCCCTCCGTTGCCGGCGCCCTCGAGTACCGCTTGTACGCCAAGAATTCGAAGGGCGTTACGGGGTGGGTGCGCCTGGCCTCCTTCGCGCCGCGCTACCCGGAGGGCACGGAATTCATCACGGACAGTCAATACACCATGCCGAGCGTGTTTCTGATCTATCCCACGCTGCCTACGAGCATCTTCGGCGGGTCCACCTCGGTCACGTATGCGGTCACGGCCGTAAGCTCGGATGGAATCGAAGGCGACATCGATGCCTCCCGCGCGTTGGTGCTGTCGGACAAGGTGGCGCCGCTCAACTTCGGCACGATCATGACTTCCACGGACCAGAGCGTCGTACCGGGGCAGGATGGGTCAAAAATCAGGGCCAGCAGCAGTTCCGCCGACAACACCAAGTCCACGGATACGGGGGTGACTCCTCCCACGGACTCAAAAAAAATCCAGGTGATTGTCCGGACCTTCCTCGAACCGATGAGCGGTTCGGTAAGCATCGATGTCATTGAGGAGGGGACGGCGGGCTGTCCCGCCTCGGGCGCAGCCAATGTGGAGTCGCTGTCGAAGCCGAGCTGGGTGTGGGGGCCGTTGGCCATGGAGGGGGTCATGGACATCACCATCGGTTCGAACAGGGACAACTCGGGTGACTGTCTCTTGTTGAAATTCGACGGGATCAGCGACGCGTCTGGAAATCGGGAATCGTTGACGACCCCCACCTCGAATCCCAACCCGACCTACGGCTTTCTGGTGTGCAGCGGGGACGTCTGCATCTATCAGCTGGATTGAGATGAGGCCGTCTCGAAGGCGGAGCGCGCGGCGGTGGGCCGCCGGTGTCGCTTGCGCTGTGGTTCTGGGTGTCCGGGCCGCTGAGGCATCCGCACAATCCAGCACGCCGACACCGGTATTTGTCGTGGATGGCTCGAACAAATTGGTTTCGATGGATCGGGTGAGAGCGGCCGTGGAGTCGGCGGGGTTCTCCTTGAACGGCATCCGGCCCGCGAAGAAGAAGACGGACAAGACCTATGTTCTGTGCGAAGAAAGCGCCAAGTCCGAGGCCGTGCGCCTGGTCGATCAACTCGGATTGAGCGCGGAGATTCTGACACGGGGG
Above is a window of Nitrospirota bacterium DNA encoding:
- a CDS encoding carboxypeptidase regulatory-like domain-containing protein; amino-acid sequence: MNRLDAGAIRVLFWVGMAVVSCKIDASSVVSESLVYGKITDGDGNPLGGVQVQALLGGRIEKSAFSMTVDDPSSIEDDTGAYRVFGVPGGDVQIRFTREGFAPKFHSITLAQKNLRLDTTLVPMDGRLKINVQSIIGPQAGAKVIVSHPNYDLASPSASPSRGIEARRASPRTRSTGSDGIVSFDELPADDGFVVTVPDVDLDNDGVGDMEGGKQTANLMKSSPSVARSLNFFLNKKVTYTGTLSVQVYGVSGPVPAATVTLVNSEHGLTTERKTNELGVADFSSLPTTTGYQIYVSPLDTDGDGEFDYEAYIHPINDLNEFGDSPGVASTFALNTYTGTTVKVRLKRAATFRVVYTDIGADDAVAPGDKISILFSHEVEKLSVDEPNQDLFMAADLNRDGSFDCSVDSASSSECIPFKSALDSSPGTKLTIEFVEKPRAGFRYLLDMGFVSSTAGQLLQWDDPTNASLMFWVRSGASKPTSPTIALCSVSALSCSTPVATAINYNTVPDLQWPSVAGALEYRLYAKNSKGVTGWVRLASFAPRYPEGTEFITDSQYTMPSVFLIYPTLPTSIFGGSTSVTYAVTAVSSDGIEGDIDASRALVLSDKVAPLNFGTIMTSTDQSVVPGQDGSKIRASSSSADNTKSTDTGVTPPTDSKKIQVIVRTFLEPMSGSVSIDVIEEGTAGCPASGAANVESLSKPSWVWGPLAMEGVMDITIGSNRDNSGDCLLLKFDGISDASGNRESLTTPTSNPNPTYGFLVCSGDVCIYQLD